The following are encoded in a window of Choloepus didactylus isolate mChoDid1 chromosome 17, mChoDid1.pri, whole genome shotgun sequence genomic DNA:
- the LOC119512015 gene encoding 40S ribosomal protein S12-like, with amino-acid sequence MAEESLAVDGGMDTDTALREVLKAALIHRGLAHGICEAAKKATGLSCVLASNCGELVYVKLVEALCVEHRINPTKADDNKKLGDWVGLYKVNTEGQPHKVGGCNCVVSKDYGKKS; translated from the coding sequence ATGGCCGAGGAGAGCTTGGCTGTTGACGGTGGAATGGACACTGACACCGCTTTACGAGAGGTGCTGAAGGCCGCCCTCATCCACCGTGGCCTGGCACATGGGATCTGCGAAGCTGCCAAAAAAGCGACAGGCCTATCCTGTGTGTTGGCATCCAACTGTGGTGAGCTCGTATATGTCAAGTTGGTGGAGGCTCTCTGTGTTGAACACCGAATCAACCCAACTAAGGCTGATGACAACAAGAAACTAGGGGACTGGGTAGGCCTCTATAAAGTCAACACAGAGGGACAACCCCACAAAGTGGGTGGTTGCAATTGTGTAGTCAGTAAGGACTATGGCAAAAAATCATAG